A window from Solanum stenotomum isolate F172 chromosome 5, ASM1918654v1, whole genome shotgun sequence encodes these proteins:
- the LOC125865832 gene encoding uncharacterized protein LOC125865832 — protein MDLQEWELLSDNGLLEVLHDDRDKFLSMEYASDSKRVPNQLVIPLLIQQEPSIQKPQEDEEVIKEVITKVQLEDEEDKKSQVFFKKMKESEFENMKLDSPKFNNKTSSVSQIDSMSFPFEDKVEVLEVEKESLIKKREINEENNNGGINLWNWRLTGIGAICSFGVAAAAVTIYIFIGNHQKQKQHKQNQKLKFQFSDDKKMKQVAQQPATKLNEAIRGVRGSVPITKKHITDVEGLLLRSLEHIQDCLSAS, from the exons atggatctTCAAGAGTGGGAACTTCTTTCTGATAATGGACTTCTTGAAGTACTCCATGATGATAGAGACAAGTTTTTGTCTATGGAGTATGCTTCTGATTCCAAAAGAGTGCCAAATCAACTAGTAATTCCATTACTAATTCAACAAGAACCAAGTATACAAAAACctcaagaagatgaagaagttatTAAAGAAGTTATCACCAAGGTTCAACTTGAG GATGAGGAAGATAAAAAGTCACAAGTTTTCttcaagaaaatgaaggaaaGTGAATTTGAAAACATGAAATTGGATTCACCCAAGTTTAATAACAAGACTAGTTCTGTGTCTCAAATTGATTCAATGAGTTTCCCCTTTGAGGATAAAGTTGAAGTCTTGGAAGTTGAAAAGGAGAGTTTGATCAAGAAAAGGGAAATTAATGAAGAGAACAATAATGGTGGAATTAATCTATGGAACTGGAGATTGACTGGAATTGGTGCTATTTGTTCATTTGGGGTTGCAGCTGCTGCTGTTACAATTTACATCTTTATTGGAAATCATCAAAAACAGAAACAGCATAAGCAGAATCAGAAGCTAAAATTCCAATTTTCTGATGACAAG AAAATGAAGCAAGTGGCTCAGCAGCCTGCAACAAAACTGAATGAAGCAATTCGTGGAGTAAGAGGATCAGTTCCTATAACGAAGAAACACATCACAGACGTTGAAGGATTACTTTTACGCTCCTTAGAGCATATTCAAGACTGTTTATCAGCTTCTTGA